One Trichomycterus rosablanca isolate fTriRos1 chromosome 10, fTriRos1.hap1, whole genome shotgun sequence DNA window includes the following coding sequences:
- the LOC134321612 gene encoding serine/threonine-protein kinase par-1-like, producing the protein MAPEQKRCATHRPARMQRFLGIPCRRWPHNRAHPQPFQDVCAGETESKGGVEAKKQIIMEGYLFKRGSNVFKTWNRRWFLIQNNQLMYQKKSENPTVVMEDLRLCTAEHYKSIGRRFCFKVVSPTKKCVLQADSEERREEPDRKLSSSSSSGETLKSISITSQLNKVVDLKAKQEGFSSSESRGSKHAERDSLRLKSVFGSSVAGDKSKTSVQRSSSPSKVLTRFTAFIERIFSTVGEVVLEPAAEYDSFSDASLLHSVEIAGARVRRTPHIRESLEQELSTFSSYFIHTEDFDRRYRVGKLLGKGGCGSVFAGLRKIDGQEPGEKNSLPKEVALMLMASEPPRCEHVLELLEWFDTPECYFLILERPVLCMNLFEYRRDDALPERLAQIIMRQVVLAARHCQDCGVLHRDIKEGNLLVCLDRLEVKLIDFGCGDLLKSSPYRGFSGTLLYAPPEWFKRGKYHGCPATVWSLGILLFVLVCGEMPFWNEREITAGHLKFKLGVSKACRHLIRSCLSKNPKKRPSLEKILEHHWFPESLKN; encoded by the exons ATGGCTCCTGAACAGAAGAGATGTGCTACCCACCGTCCCGCTCGAATGCAGCGCTTTCTGGGTATCCCGTGTCGGCGCTGGCCGCACAATCGAGCTCATCCTCAGCCCTTTCAGGATGTTTGTGCTGGAGAAACCGAATCAAAGGGCGGCGTGGAGGCCAAGAAGCAGATCATTATGGAGGGATATTTGTTCAAGAGGGGCAGTAACGTCTTCAAAACATGGAACAG GCGCTGGTTCCTGATCCAAAACAACCAGCTCATGTACCAGAAGAAGTCTGAG AACCCCACTGTGGTGATGGAGGATCTACGTCTGTGCACGGCTGAACACTATAAGAGCATCGGACGCCGTTTCTGCTTTAAGGTGGTTTCACCTACAAA gaaatGTGTATTACAGGCTGATTCAGAGGAGAGAAGAGAG GAGCCGGACAGGAAGCTGTCGTCATCATCATCGTCCGGTGAAACTCTGAAGTCGATTTCCATCACATCCCAGTTAAACAAGGTGGTGGATTTAAAAGCAAAGCAGGAAGGATTCAGTAGCTCTGAATCTCGAGGATCTAAACACGCCGAGAGAGACTCGCTACGTCTAAAATCAGTCTTTGGATCCTCAG TAGCTGGTGATAAGAGCAAGACTTCAGTCCAGAGGAGCAGCTCTCCTTCTAAAGTTCTGACCAGATTCACAGCTTTTATAGAACGAATCTTCTCTACTGTTGGTGAGGTTGTACTCGAACCTGCTGCCGAGTACGATTCCTTCTCCGATGCGTCTCTACTGCACAGTG TCGAGATTGCCGGAGCTAGGGTCCGACGGACGCCACATATCAGAGAAAGCCTGGAGCAGGAACTGAGCACGTTCTCCAGCTACTtcatccacacag AGGACTTTGATAGACGGTACCGAGTGGGAAAGCTCCTGGGGAAAGGCGGCTGTGGTTCGGTTTTCGCAGGACTCCGGAAGATTGATGGACAAGAG CCTGGAGAGAAGAACAGCCTCCCAAAAGAGGTGGCGTTAATGCTGATGGCGTCCGAGCCACCTCGCTGTGAACACGTCCTAGAGCTTCTGGAATGGTTCGACACTCCAGAGTGTTACTTCCTAATCCTGGAGCGACCCGTCCTCTGCATGAACCTCTTCGAGTACCGCAGAGACGACGCCCTTCCTGAACGTCTGGCTCAGATCATCATGCGGCAGGTGGTTCTCGCTGCACGTCACTGCCAGGATTGCGGGGTTCTTCACCGAGACATCAAGGAGGGGAACCTGCTGGTGTGTTTGGACAGATTAGAAGTGAAGCTCATTGATTTTGGGTGTGGGGACTTGCTCAAGTCGAGCCCCTACAGGGGATTTTCAG GAACCTTGTTATACGCCCCACCTGAATGGTTCAAGCGAGGTAAGTATCATGGCTGCCCTGCAACTGTCTGGAGTCTGGGGATCTTACTGTTCGTTTTAGTGTGTGGAGAGATGCCGTTCTGGAACGAGAGGGAGATCACTGCTGGACACCTGAAGTTCAAACTTGGTGTGTCTAAGG CCTGCCGTCATCTGATCAGGAGCTGCCTGAGCAAGAATCCAAAGAAGCGGCCCAGCCTCGAGAAGATCCTGGAGCACCACTGGTTTCCAGAGAGCCTCAAGAACTAA